One region of Armatimonadia bacterium genomic DNA includes:
- the alaS gene encoding alanine--tRNA ligase: MTIQQIRETFLSYFEQRGHLVRPSAPLVLHDDPTSLFTVAGMQPYLRAFRGLENPPGPRVTSLQKCLRTGDIDDVGRFNRYHTFFEMYGNFSFGDYFKQGAIDFAWEFITEVVKIPTEPLWITVFEDDDEAEEIWHKRIGIRKERIQRWGRSDNWWPKARWEGPCGPCTEIHIDLGPEFGCPGGCDFGCNCNRYLELWNLVFQQFTEAEDGALTPLPAPGIDTGGGLERLGLVLQGKKWSMETDELWHVLSTALGIINEDRETPYIYGQDPALDMGLRVIADHIRGVAFVIADNVVPSNEGAGYVIRRLIRRAYRFGRQLGAQKPFLYRALPAVAEAMGKTYPEILTRQDYTAKVLQGEEERFDTTLEQGLALFEEIAADLSKSSSTTIPGEIAFKLSDTYGFPVEVTRELATERGLSVDEEGLSRAMEEQRERSRGKAHGLELHADATLATAAGESTFTGYDNTAAQGTITLLVKDEAQVEVVSAGDEAGIVLDSTPFYAEKGGQVADTGVLELAGARFEVANTQVFGAAILHVGKVTTGQLKLGEKVTAKVDGARRWDIRRNHTATHLLQAALRQVLGDHVAQSGSFVSPERLRFDFSHHEAVTPEELRKVEDLVNSWIMQDAEVCSREMPIDEAKQMGAMALFGEKYGDIVRAVRVEDVSFELCGGTHCDRTGQIGIFRVVHEGSVAAGVRRIEAVTGRGALALGRLREAALDQVAASLNCKPEEISDRLEGLHKRIGELQAQLKAAREMSAATNLDDLVSAAAEVCGVRLVAAQIPGADRDALASLADMIVEKLGEGIAVLGSSDDGKVSLVCKVADPLVKKGAHAGNLIKAVATACGGGGGGRPNFAQAGGTQPDKLEDALATAAEVLKGQLK, encoded by the coding sequence ATGACGATCCAGCAGATTCGTGAGACCTTCCTGAGCTACTTCGAGCAGCGAGGACATCTCGTCCGACCCAGCGCTCCGCTGGTCCTGCACGATGACCCGACCAGTCTGTTCACCGTCGCCGGCATGCAGCCTTACCTGCGCGCCTTCCGTGGCCTCGAGAACCCTCCCGGTCCGCGGGTCACGAGCCTGCAGAAGTGCCTGCGCACCGGCGACATCGACGACGTCGGTCGGTTCAACCGTTACCACACCTTCTTTGAGATGTACGGCAACTTCTCCTTCGGCGACTACTTCAAGCAGGGCGCCATCGACTTCGCCTGGGAGTTCATCACCGAAGTCGTGAAGATCCCCACAGAGCCGCTGTGGATCACCGTCTTCGAGGACGACGACGAAGCCGAGGAGATCTGGCACAAGCGCATCGGCATCCGCAAGGAACGCATCCAACGCTGGGGACGCTCAGACAACTGGTGGCCCAAGGCACGCTGGGAGGGCCCCTGCGGTCCCTGCACCGAGATTCACATCGATCTGGGCCCCGAGTTCGGCTGCCCCGGCGGCTGCGACTTCGGCTGCAACTGCAACCGCTATCTCGAGCTATGGAACCTCGTCTTCCAGCAGTTCACCGAGGCCGAGGATGGCGCACTGACGCCGCTGCCGGCGCCGGGCATCGACACCGGAGGCGGCCTGGAGCGCCTGGGCCTGGTCCTTCAGGGCAAGAAGTGGTCCATGGAGACCGACGAGCTGTGGCATGTGCTGTCCACGGCCCTGGGGATCATCAACGAAGACCGTGAGACACCCTATATATATGGACAGGACCCTGCGCTCGACATGGGGCTGCGCGTCATCGCCGACCACATCCGCGGCGTCGCCTTCGTCATTGCAGACAACGTGGTGCCCTCCAATGAGGGCGCCGGCTACGTGATCCGTCGTCTCATCCGTCGGGCGTATCGCTTCGGCCGCCAACTGGGAGCGCAGAAGCCCTTCCTCTACCGCGCCCTTCCCGCAGTCGCCGAGGCGATGGGCAAGACCTATCCTGAGATCCTGACCCGCCAGGACTACACGGCCAAGGTGCTCCAGGGCGAGGAAGAGCGCTTCGACACCACGCTTGAGCAGGGGCTGGCGCTCTTCGAGGAGATCGCAGCGGACCTGTCCAAGTCCTCCTCGACCACCATCCCTGGCGAGATTGCCTTCAAGCTCAGCGACACCTACGGCTTCCCCGTTGAGGTGACCCGCGAGCTGGCCACCGAACGCGGCCTCAGCGTCGATGAAGAGGGCCTTAGTCGCGCCATGGAGGAGCAGCGCGAACGGTCTCGTGGCAAAGCTCACGGGCTCGAACTCCATGCCGATGCAACTCTGGCAACTGCCGCGGGCGAGTCGACCTTCACGGGGTACGACAACACGGCGGCTCAGGGCACCATCACTCTCCTCGTCAAGGACGAGGCGCAGGTCGAAGTCGTATCCGCCGGCGACGAGGCCGGGATCGTGCTCGACTCGACGCCCTTCTATGCCGAGAAGGGTGGACAGGTCGCCGACACAGGTGTGCTCGAGCTTGCAGGGGCACGCTTCGAGGTCGCCAACACGCAGGTCTTCGGCGCGGCCATCCTCCACGTCGGCAAGGTGACCACGGGGCAGCTCAAGCTCGGTGAGAAGGTCACGGCGAAGGTCGATGGGGCACGCCGCTGGGACATCCGCCGCAATCACACGGCGACCCATCTGCTCCAGGCGGCCCTGCGTCAGGTGCTCGGCGATCATGTGGCCCAGTCCGGGTCCTTCGTCTCTCCCGAGCGGCTCCGCTTTGACTTCTCGCACCACGAAGCGGTCACGCCGGAGGAACTCCGCAAGGTCGAGGACCTGGTGAACTCCTGGATCATGCAGGACGCAGAGGTCTGCTCCAGGGAGATGCCCATCGACGAGGCCAAGCAGATGGGTGCCATGGCCCTCTTCGGTGAGAAGTACGGAGACATCGTCCGTGCCGTCCGTGTCGAGGACGTCAGCTTCGAGCTCTGCGGTGGAACGCACTGCGATCGCACCGGTCAGATCGGCATCTTCCGCGTGGTGCACGAGGGTAGTGTGGCGGCCGGGGTTCGCCGTATCGAGGCCGTGACGGGACGAGGCGCCCTGGCTCTTGGTCGCCTTCGTGAGGCGGCTCTCGACCAGGTGGCCGCGTCGCTGAACTGCAAGCCCGAGGAGATCTCGGACCGCCTTGAGGGTCTGCACAAGCGCATCGGCGAACTGCAGGCACAGCTCAAAGCCGCCCGCGAGATGTCGGCAGCGACGAACCTTGATGACCTGGTCTCCGCTGCTGCCGAGGTCTGTGGAGTCCGCCTGGTGGCGGCACAGATCCCCGGCGCCGACCGCGACGCCCTGGCATCGCTGGCCGACATGATCGTCGAGAAGCTCGGAGAAGGCATTGCGGTCCTTGGCTCCTCGGACGATGGCAAGGTCAGCCTCGTGTGCAAGGTCGCCGATCCCCTGGTGAAGAAGGGCGCGCACGCCGGTAACCTCATCAAGGCCGTTGCCACTGCCTGTGGTGGCGGCGGCGGCGGCCGACCGAACTTCGCCCAGGCCGGCGGCACGCAGCCTGACAAGCTCGAGGATGCTCTCGCCACTGCAGCCGAGGTTCTCAAGGGGCAACTCAAGTAA
- a CDS encoding AI-2E family transporter — protein MDSRRWLQLMSAVCVGILVASASMWVLQRIAPTLWLFAAGFAVAYVLDPLLDRLETRGWSRGQAVALTMVVFACILFAVGAWGIPALVLQTQHLVKQWPQYNAEIVQGYESCEQWARAYLSAHFPDYDVMAFVDEKMTQAQGWAQERLPSLLKFISDTLLASVSFLGLLLMVLFIALNFMLFIDPFRRSVRAMLSKETGDGVADIGRRVNVMLGQYLRGQATMCFIMGSLATLALFVLGRIFGTQYGLVVGVLAGVVYVVPWIGAFLTNVAAIIIGYITATHDPVISAVCAMAAMTTINFVCDNILTPRVLGREVGLHPLVIIFALMAGVQVLGVPGMIIATPAAAAIKIILARWLPLQEVETKPGKAAPLAFDLQRAAHMALSALGRVTERIEDAVGLARESDEETEDTTARPAETKTPPTDT, from the coding sequence GTGGATTCGCGTCGCTGGCTCCAACTGATGTCTGCGGTCTGCGTCGGCATTCTTGTTGCCAGCGCCAGCATGTGGGTGCTGCAGCGGATAGCTCCGACCCTGTGGCTCTTCGCTGCCGGCTTCGCGGTCGCCTACGTCCTCGATCCACTCCTCGACCGCCTGGAGACACGTGGGTGGTCGCGGGGCCAGGCCGTCGCACTGACGATGGTCGTCTTTGCCTGCATCCTGTTCGCCGTCGGCGCCTGGGGGATTCCGGCGCTGGTCTTGCAGACCCAGCACCTTGTCAAGCAGTGGCCGCAGTACAACGCGGAGATCGTCCAGGGCTATGAGAGCTGTGAACAGTGGGCACGGGCCTACCTGAGCGCTCACTTCCCGGACTACGACGTCATGGCCTTCGTGGACGAGAAGATGACCCAGGCCCAGGGCTGGGCCCAGGAGAGGCTGCCTTCGCTGCTCAAGTTCATCAGCGACACTCTGTTGGCCTCGGTGTCCTTTCTCGGCTTGCTGCTCATGGTCCTCTTCATCGCTCTGAACTTCATGCTGTTCATCGACCCCTTCCGCCGGTCGGTGCGCGCCATGTTGTCGAAGGAGACCGGCGACGGCGTTGCCGACATCGGGCGCCGCGTGAACGTGATGCTGGGCCAGTACCTTCGCGGCCAGGCGACCATGTGCTTCATCATGGGTTCGCTGGCCACCCTGGCACTCTTCGTCCTGGGTCGCATCTTCGGCACGCAGTATGGGCTTGTGGTCGGCGTCCTGGCCGGTGTCGTCTACGTCGTCCCGTGGATCGGCGCCTTCCTGACGAACGTAGCCGCGATCATCATTGGCTACATCACCGCGACCCACGATCCGGTGATCTCCGCGGTCTGCGCGATGGCGGCGATGACGACCATCAACTTCGTCTGCGACAACATCCTTACGCCCAGGGTCCTGGGGCGCGAGGTGGGACTGCATCCCCTGGTCATCATCTTTGCGCTCATGGCCGGAGTGCAGGTCCTGGGTGTCCCGGGGATGATCATCGCCACTCCCGCGGCCGCAGCGATCAAGATCATTCTCGCGCGATGGTTGCCGCTGCAGGAGGTCGAGACGAAGCCCGGCAAGGCTGCACCGCTGGCCTTTGACCTCCAGCGCGCAGCGCACATGGCGCTCTCGGCTCTGGGTCGGGTGACCGAGAGGATTGAGGACGCCGTCGGCCTCGCCCGCGAGAGCGATGAGGAGACAGAGGACACAACCGCCCGGCCAGCGGAGACGAAGACGCCGCCCACCGATACCTAG
- a CDS encoding SigB/SigF/SigG family RNA polymerase sigma factor encodes MRSSSDPELRDYLIERHEGLVRHVAREYLSSGEAYEDIVSVGHVGLIHAVDRFDPLRGTKFATFAVPTIKGEIRRYFRDRTWGVRVPRRVQELSLKARKVSEGLSQAHGRSPTYTELAQALGVQEEDVIEAIEVGRQYELLSIDAMTADNSGEETVPESERAGSLDPDLEDIGEKDEMRRALRQLPDRERVILFLRYFQDMSQQEVGDRLGISQMHVSRLQHRALQKLRRIMGKDR; translated from the coding sequence TTGCGTAGTAGCTCGGATCCCGAGCTTCGCGACTACCTGATCGAGCGCCATGAGGGGCTGGTGCGCCACGTCGCCCGCGAGTATCTGTCCTCGGGCGAGGCGTATGAGGACATCGTGAGCGTCGGCCACGTGGGGCTGATCCACGCCGTCGACCGCTTCGACCCGCTCCGCGGAACCAAGTTCGCCACCTTCGCCGTCCCCACGATCAAGGGCGAGATCCGCCGGTACTTCCGCGATCGAACCTGGGGAGTGCGAGTGCCGCGCAGGGTCCAGGAGCTCTCCCTCAAGGCGCGGAAGGTCAGCGAGGGTCTCTCGCAGGCTCACGGACGCTCACCAACCTATACCGAGCTGGCGCAGGCACTGGGTGTTCAGGAAGAGGACGTCATTGAGGCGATCGAAGTGGGGCGTCAGTATGAGCTCCTGAGCATCGACGCCATGACCGCCGATAACTCGGGCGAAGAGACGGTGCCCGAGTCGGAACGAGCCGGCTCCCTTGATCCTGACCTTGAGGACATCGGTGAGAAAGATGAGATGCGCCGGGCGCTGCGCCAGTTGCCCGACCGTGAGCGCGTCATCCTCTTCCTGCGCTATTTCCAGGACATGTCGCAACAGGAAGTCGGCGATCGTCTGGGCATCTCCCAGATGCACGTGTCGCGACTGCAGCACCGGGCCTTGCAGAAACTGCGTCGTATCATGGGCAAAGACCGATAG
- a CDS encoding ATP-binding protein: protein MSEVCADVVELKLLPDAKYIAVVRLAAAAVASRAGMTVDDVDDLKVAVSEVFTNVIDHAFEGRELRPVVIRMTPRPTGLAVEIIDEGVGFDVGSRDFNAEADLSQEGGLGLYLVHRYMDEVSIESAPGSGTKVTMLKRLAR, encoded by the coding sequence GTGAGCGAGGTCTGCGCCGACGTCGTTGAGCTGAAGCTGCTACCCGACGCCAAGTATATCGCCGTGGTGCGCCTTGCGGCTGCAGCCGTCGCCTCCCGTGCCGGCATGACGGTCGACGATGTGGATGACCTCAAGGTCGCCGTCAGCGAGGTCTTCACCAACGTCATCGACCACGCTTTTGAGGGGCGCGAACTGCGTCCCGTCGTCATACGGATGACGCCTCGACCCACCGGTCTCGCCGTCGAGATCATTGACGAAGGCGTCGGCTTTGATGTGGGAAGTCGCGACTTCAATGCCGAGGCCGACCTCTCCCAGGAGGGCGGTCTGGGCCTGTACCTGGTGCACCGCTACATGGACGAGGTCAGCATCGAGAGTGCCCCGGGCAGCGGTACCAAGGTAACCATGCTAAAGCGTCTGGCGAGGTGA
- a CDS encoding STAS domain-containing protein, producing MRIQPDLIDGWLKNIAIEGELDAYTAPRLLEAITAALDEGVAWLVIDMRQAEYIDSVALGILIGGVKRAGEKNGDLAVVCGRPNIRRVFDVSGTAELLNVQDDFGRAVETLAGERAARGGCQATAQGGAGQ from the coding sequence TTGAGAATTCAGCCTGACCTCATCGACGGTTGGCTCAAGAACATCGCCATCGAGGGCGAGCTGGACGCCTACACAGCCCCGCGTCTGCTCGAAGCAATCACCGCCGCGTTGGACGAGGGCGTCGCCTGGCTTGTCATCGACATGCGGCAGGCCGAGTACATCGACAGCGTGGCTCTCGGAATCCTCATTGGTGGAGTGAAGCGGGCCGGCGAGAAGAACGGCGACCTGGCCGTCGTATGCGGACGCCCGAACATCCGCCGCGTCTTCGATGTCTCCGGCACCGCTGAGCTGCTCAACGTTCAGGACGATTTCGGGCGGGCAGTGGAGACCCTGGCCGGCGAACGCGCCGCCCGCGGTGGTTGTCAGGCCACCGCCCAGGGAGGTGCGGGGCAGTGA
- a CDS encoding replication-associated recombination protein A: MRPRSLEEVVGQSHLTAPGSVFRRALDRDRLPSVILHGPAGTGKSTLARVVAGQTEHRFLELSAVSAGVKEIREAAKSAREALTLHNRRTILFIDEIHRLNKAQQDQLLPYVEDGSFTLIGATTENPYFSVIAPLLSRCRLFGLEKLSTADLRELVQRALTDAERGVASLGADVDEDALEHLCEAADGDARVALGALELAAITAEPDAEGRRRIDLAGAEAALQQPVLKYDRAGDEHYDTISAFIKSMRGSDPDATMYWLAKMLEAGEDPRFIARRILIQSAEDVGLADPLALRVAVAAADAVEYVGLPEAQIPLAMAALYLALAPKSNSACAAIAAAREAVRAEGASAVPGHLAGGMRPGDARSEYLYPHDYPGGWVGQDYLPPGLQGRRFYTPKDNPREQKIAAHLAALQQARQTTQPDDSAAKDKDSGSTKGESVENSA, translated from the coding sequence ATGCGGCCCCGTTCCCTGGAGGAAGTGGTGGGCCAGTCTCACCTGACTGCGCCGGGTTCTGTGTTCCGTCGTGCCCTCGACCGCGACCGCCTTCCCTCGGTGATTCTCCATGGCCCTGCCGGCACCGGCAAGAGCACTCTTGCGCGAGTGGTTGCCGGACAGACCGAGCATCGTTTCCTGGAGCTCTCGGCCGTCTCGGCCGGCGTGAAGGAGATTCGCGAGGCTGCCAAGAGTGCACGCGAAGCCCTGACCTTGCACAACCGGCGCACCATCCTCTTCATCGATGAGATCCACCGACTGAACAAAGCCCAGCAGGACCAGCTTCTCCCCTACGTCGAGGACGGCTCCTTCACGCTCATCGGTGCGACCACCGAGAACCCGTACTTTAGTGTCATCGCTCCGCTGCTTTCCCGCTGTCGGCTGTTCGGCCTGGAGAAGCTCTCAACGGCGGACCTGAGGGAGCTGGTGCAACGCGCCCTCACCGACGCGGAACGAGGCGTGGCCTCGCTCGGAGCTGACGTCGACGAGGACGCCCTGGAGCACCTGTGTGAGGCTGCCGACGGTGACGCTCGAGTGGCTCTGGGAGCGCTGGAACTGGCTGCCATCACCGCAGAGCCTGACGCGGAGGGACGTCGCCGCATCGATCTTGCAGGAGCGGAGGCGGCGCTCCAGCAGCCGGTCCTCAAGTACGACCGCGCCGGCGACGAGCACTACGACACGATCTCGGCCTTCATCAAGAGTATGCGCGGTTCGGATCCGGACGCCACTATGTATTGGTTGGCGAAGATGCTCGAGGCCGGAGAGGACCCGCGCTTCATCGCACGGCGGATCCTCATCCAGTCTGCAGAGGACGTCGGGCTGGCCGACCCGCTGGCGCTCAGGGTTGCGGTTGCCGCGGCGGATGCGGTAGAATACGTAGGCCTACCGGAGGCCCAGATTCCGCTGGCAATGGCGGCTTTGTACCTGGCCCTGGCGCCCAAGAGCAACTCGGCCTGCGCGGCCATTGCGGCGGCCCGGGAGGCCGTCCGTGCAGAGGGTGCGTCCGCCGTCCCCGGGCATCTGGCAGGCGGCATGCGACCCGGCGACGCAAGGTCCGAGTACCTCTATCCGCACGACTACCCCGGCGGCTGGGTCGGCCAGGACTACCTGCCACCAGGCCTTCAGGGCCGTCGGTTCTACACGCCGAAGGATAACCCACGCGAGCAAAAGATCGCCGCCCACCTGGCCGCTCTGCAGCAGGCGCGTCAGACGACGCAGCCCGACGACTCGGCGGCCAAGGACAAGGATAGCGGCTCCACCAAAGGTGAGAGCGTTGAGAATTCAGCCTGA
- a CDS encoding ATPase, T2SS/T4P/T4SS family: MRRPVGGRKQIGQMLIEKGLITEQQLNDALATQSQTTGEMLGQVLITLGFVDRVPLYETLAEQLRVPFVDLSKQPVDANVASLVPREILERYNAVPVGRGDGCIRVAMAEPGDVIAADDLKMHLQQAVEPLLADPESIQIAISGAFERRGGGAGGTPPPVAAASSATGTDGSTTNFEGLDMRALTESVRTSGMLGGEDTYENKETRVTTDRVADVADEAPIIKIAKVILQRAIQDRASDIHVEPYRDKVRVRYRIDGVLHDMMQVPKHVHAPLVSRYKIMSEMNIAERRVPQDGRIHVRHAGKDYDLRCSVIPTTGGEKFVMRILDKSSIEIGLEALGFDRSMLADLEKLIRQPNGMILSTGPTGSGKTTTQYSILNRINSVEINIITVEDPVEYQLDGIAQVHVNRKAGLTFAIALKYFLRQDPDIILVGEIRDLETSEIAIQAALTGHLVLSTLHTNDAPSTVTRLVDMGVEPFLISSSVIASLSQRLARRICPDCKEPYEPRKDALLGFGFDPDASENRDMVFYHGRGCEKCRHTGYRGRVGVYELMTMNQEIAELIVKRASAGQIKEAALAAGMITLQKDGFRKVLSGMTTVEELTRIVFTAGSYAG, encoded by the coding sequence ATGCGCAGGCCTGTCGGCGGTCGCAAGCAGATTGGTCAGATGCTCATCGAAAAGGGCCTGATTACCGAGCAGCAACTCAACGATGCGCTCGCGACCCAGAGCCAGACGACCGGAGAGATGCTGGGCCAAGTCCTCATCACTCTAGGTTTCGTCGATCGAGTCCCCCTCTATGAGACCCTCGCCGAGCAATTGCGCGTGCCCTTCGTCGACCTGTCCAAGCAGCCGGTCGATGCGAATGTGGCCTCCCTGGTCCCCCGTGAGATCCTCGAACGCTACAACGCTGTGCCGGTGGGCCGTGGCGATGGCTGCATCCGTGTAGCGATGGCTGAACCTGGTGACGTCATCGCAGCCGACGACCTCAAGATGCATCTGCAGCAGGCCGTCGAGCCGCTTCTGGCCGACCCCGAATCGATCCAGATTGCGATCAGCGGCGCCTTCGAACGGCGGGGTGGTGGCGCCGGCGGAACTCCACCACCGGTCGCTGCAGCTTCCTCCGCCACCGGCACCGACGGCAGCACCACGAACTTCGAAGGGCTGGACATGCGAGCCCTCACCGAGTCCGTGCGTACGTCAGGCATGCTCGGTGGCGAGGACACCTACGAAAACAAGGAGACGCGGGTCACCACGGACCGCGTGGCCGACGTCGCCGATGAAGCCCCGATCATCAAGATCGCCAAGGTCATCCTGCAGCGCGCTATCCAGGACCGCGCCAGCGACATCCACGTCGAGCCCTACCGAGACAAAGTCCGTGTGCGTTATCGGATCGACGGCGTGCTCCACGACATGATGCAGGTTCCCAAACACGTACACGCGCCGCTCGTCTCCCGGTACAAGATCATGTCGGAGATGAACATCGCAGAGCGTCGTGTTCCTCAGGACGGCCGCATCCATGTGCGGCACGCCGGCAAGGACTACGACCTGCGCTGCTCCGTCATTCCGACTACCGGTGGCGAGAAGTTCGTCATGCGGATCCTCGACAAGAGCTCCATCGAGATCGGTCTGGAAGCCCTTGGCTTCGATCGCAGCATGCTTGCCGACCTCGAGAAACTGATCCGCCAGCCGAACGGCATGATCCTTTCCACCGGTCCGACGGGTTCGGGCAAAACGACCACGCAGTACTCGATTCTGAACCGCATCAACTCGGTTGAGATCAACATCATCACGGTTGAGGACCCAGTCGAGTACCAGCTCGATGGTATCGCTCAGGTACACGTGAACCGCAAGGCTGGTCTGACCTTCGCCATCGCGCTGAAGTACTTCCTGCGCCAGGACCCGGACATCATCCTGGTCGGAGAGATCCGTGACCTCGAGACTTCAGAAATCGCCATCCAGGCAGCTCTCACCGGTCACCTTGTCTTGAGCACCCTGCACACGAATGACGCTCCGTCAACCGTTACGCGTCTGGTTGATATGGGTGTTGAACCCTTCCTTATCTCTTCCTCGGTTATCGCCTCCCTTTCGCAGCGTCTGGCGCGGCGCATCTGCCCGGACTGCAAGGAGCCCTATGAACCGCGGAAGGATGCACTGCTCGGCTTTGGGTTCGACCCCGATGCCTCCGAGAACCGGGACATGGTCTTCTACCACGGGCGCGGCTGCGAGAAGTGCCGCCACACCGGGTACCGTGGTCGCGTCGGCGTGTACGAGCTCATGACCATGAACCAGGAGATCGCCGAGCTTATCGTCAAGCGCGCCTCTGCGGGTCAGATCAAGGAAGCGGCCCTCGCGGCCGGCATGATCACTCTTCAGAAGGACGGCTTCCGCAAGGTTCTGTCGGGTATGACCACGGTTGAAGAGCTGACCCGTATCGTCTTCACAGCCGGCAGCTACGCGGGCTAG
- a CDS encoding type IV pilus twitching motility protein PilT codes for MVQNANGTGAAAQSQVKRPSRKPVEDVHIDELLEIMVNNNASDLHLAVGLPPMMRIDGELKPTRYEVMTPPIAQRMIYDVLTDDQIQRFETNLELDCSYQMRQIARFRVNVFRDKGTVASALRLIPQKVPTIQQLGLPAIVEDLARRPRGLVLVTGPTGSGKSTTLASIIHQINTERSEHIITVEDPIEYLHTHRKCIINQRELGQDTLTFNAALRSALREDPDVILVGEMRDLETIQLAITCAETGHLVMATLHTNNAAESVDRMIDVFPSDEQEQIRVQLSNNLVAIMSQQLLPRAGQPGRVAAIEVMVASAAIRNLIRENKAHQMHSIIQTSAEAGMQSMDQALRDLYKQSLITYETAMRRSHNPDELEKLIHGE; via the coding sequence ATGGTACAGAACGCCAACGGTACTGGGGCCGCAGCGCAGTCCCAGGTCAAGCGTCCGAGCCGCAAGCCGGTTGAGGATGTCCACATTGACGAGCTGCTCGAGATCATGGTCAACAACAACGCCTCCGACCTTCACCTGGCCGTTGGTTTGCCACCCATGATGCGCATCGACGGTGAGCTCAAACCTACTCGCTACGAGGTCATGACTCCTCCGATCGCGCAGCGGATGATCTACGACGTCCTCACCGACGACCAGATCCAGCGCTTTGAAACCAACCTCGAACTCGACTGCTCTTATCAGATGCGTCAGATCGCCCGGTTCCGTGTCAACGTTTTCCGCGACAAGGGTACCGTGGCGAGCGCTTTGCGTCTGATCCCCCAGAAAGTGCCGACGATCCAGCAGCTCGGCCTGCCTGCCATCGTTGAGGACTTGGCACGCCGGCCGCGTGGACTGGTGCTCGTGACCGGGCCAACCGGTAGCGGCAAGTCGACCACTCTGGCCTCCATCATCCACCAGATCAACACCGAGCGGTCCGAGCATATCATCACGGTTGAGGACCCCATCGAGTACCTGCACACGCACAGGAAGTGCATCATCAACCAGCGTGAACTGGGCCAGGACACCCTGACCTTCAACGCAGCACTTCGCTCGGCTCTTCGTGAAGACCCCGACGTCATCCTCGTTGGTGAAATGCGTGACCTGGAGACCATCCAGTTGGCGATCACCTGCGCGGAAACCGGTCACCTTGTCATGGCGACCCTGCACACAAACAACGCGGCCGAGTCCGTCGACCGCATGATCGACGTCTTCCCGTCGGACGAGCAGGAGCAGATCCGCGTCCAGCTCTCCAACAACCTGGTGGCAATCATGTCACAGCAGTTGCTACCTCGCGCGGGGCAGCCGGGCCGCGTCGCAGCGATCGAGGTTATGGTCGCCAGTGCCGCCATCCGCAACCTCATCCGCGAGAACAAGGCCCACCAGATGCACTCGATCATCCAGACCAGCGCGGAAGCCGGCATGCAGTCTATGGACCAGGCGCTGCGCGATCTGTACAAGCAGAGCCTCATTACCTACGAGACCGCCATGCGCCGGTCGCACAACCCGGACGAGTTGGAGAAACTTATCCACGGCGAATAG